Proteins found in one Hypericibacter terrae genomic segment:
- a CDS encoding ABC transporter ATP-binding protein: MSAKLVTPTAPQGPLLQVKDLSTYFGAGPRLVKAVDHISFTIERGRTLALVGESGSGKSVTALSIMRLLPYPAAHHPSGSVLFKGQELIGAPESTMRGLRGDQISMIFQEPMTSLNPLHTIEKQVNEVLLIHKGLSKGAARARTLELLRLVQLPNPEKRLNAYPHELSGGQRQRVMIAMALANDPDLLIADEPTTALDVTIQAQILKLLKELQTKLGMGLLLITHDLSIVRKVADDVAIMTKGHIVEQGPVATVFKAPQHEYTRKLLAAEPKRKPAIQPAQGTPLMTGTDVKVWFPIKQGLLRRTVDHIKAIDGVSLKLHEGRTVGVVGESGSGKTTLGLALLRLISSEGAIEFEGRRIDKVSGGNLRPLRQEMQVVFQDPYGSLSPRLSVGEIVAEGLTVHGLAKTEAEADARIVEALQEVGLDPESRFRYPHEFSGGQRQRVAIARAMVLKPRLVVLDEPTSALDMSVQAQIVDLLAELQRRHKLAYLFISHDLRVIRALADEIMVLKDGKVVEHGAADQVLGNPRESYTKALMAAAFELETAQAGVVRE, encoded by the coding sequence ATGAGCGCCAAGCTGGTGACGCCGACGGCGCCCCAAGGTCCGCTGCTGCAGGTCAAGGATCTCTCGACCTATTTCGGCGCAGGCCCGCGGCTGGTGAAGGCTGTCGACCATATCAGCTTCACCATCGAGCGCGGCCGCACCCTGGCGCTGGTCGGCGAGAGCGGGTCGGGCAAATCGGTGACAGCGCTCTCGATCATGCGCCTCCTGCCCTATCCGGCCGCGCACCATCCCTCCGGCAGCGTCCTGTTCAAGGGCCAGGAACTGATCGGTGCGCCGGAATCAACGATGCGAGGCCTGCGCGGCGACCAGATCTCGATGATCTTCCAGGAGCCGATGACCTCGCTCAATCCGCTCCACACCATCGAGAAGCAGGTCAACGAGGTTCTGCTGATCCATAAGGGGCTTTCCAAGGGAGCCGCCCGGGCGCGCACGCTGGAGCTGCTACGCCTTGTGCAGCTGCCCAATCCCGAGAAGCGCCTGAACGCCTATCCGCATGAGCTCTCCGGCGGCCAGCGCCAGCGCGTGATGATCGCCATGGCGCTCGCCAACGATCCCGATCTCCTGATCGCCGACGAGCCGACCACGGCGCTCGATGTCACGATCCAGGCCCAGATCCTGAAGCTGCTGAAGGAGCTGCAGACCAAGCTCGGCATGGGGCTGCTGCTCATCACCCACGACCTCAGCATCGTGCGCAAGGTCGCGGACGACGTCGCCATCATGACAAAGGGCCATATCGTCGAGCAGGGCCCGGTCGCGACCGTCTTCAAGGCGCCGCAGCACGAATACACTCGCAAGCTGCTGGCGGCCGAGCCTAAGCGCAAGCCCGCGATCCAGCCGGCCCAGGGCACGCCGCTGATGACCGGCACGGACGTGAAGGTCTGGTTTCCGATCAAGCAGGGGCTGCTGCGCCGCACCGTCGACCACATCAAGGCGATCGACGGGGTGAGCCTCAAGCTCCACGAGGGCCGCACCGTCGGCGTGGTCGGCGAAAGCGGTTCGGGCAAGACGACACTGGGATTGGCCTTGTTGCGCCTGATCTCGAGCGAGGGTGCGATCGAGTTCGAGGGCAGGCGCATCGACAAAGTCTCCGGCGGCAATCTGCGGCCGCTGCGCCAGGAGATGCAGGTCGTGTTCCAGGATCCCTATGGCTCGCTTTCGCCTCGCCTTTCGGTGGGCGAGATCGTGGCCGAAGGGCTGACCGTCCATGGCCTCGCCAAGACCGAGGCCGAAGCCGATGCCCGCATCGTCGAGGCGCTGCAGGAGGTCGGGCTCGATCCGGAGAGCCGCTTCCGCTATCCGCATGAGTTCTCCGGCGGCCAGCGCCAGCGTGTCGCCATCGCGCGCGCCATGGTGCTGAAGCCGCGCCTGGTCGTGCTGGACGAGCCGACCTCGGCGCTCGACATGTCGGTGCAGGCGCAGATCGTCGATCTCCTGGCCGAGCTGCAGCGCCGGCACAAGCTCGCCTATCTCTTCATCAGCCACGATCTGCGCGTGATCCGCGCGCTGGCCGACGAGATCATGGTGCTGAAGGACGGCAAGGTGGTCGAGCATGGCGCCGCCGACCAGGTCCTCGGGAACCCGCGCGAGAGCTACACCAAGGCGCTGATGGCGGCGGCTTTCGAGCTCGAGACGGCGCAGGCGGGGGTGGTGAGGGAGTGA